tgtccGATAAGGAGTTAGTATCCAAAATtcacaaagaactcatacaacttaacatCAAAACACAagcaatctaattttaaaatgggcagagaatTTAAATAGACATACAGGATCTGAATAGgagacctacagatggctaacaagcacatgaaaagatgctcaacatcactaatcaacagagaaatgcaaatcaaaaccacaataagatatcacctcacacccatcagaaAGCTATTAGCAAAAATACAGCAAATAAGAAGTATTGGcatggatatggagaaaagggagccctgagcactgttggtgtgaatgtaagCTGGTGCactgctatggaaaatagtatgaggatttctcaaaaaattaaaaataaaactaccatatgatcgaGTCACAGATGTGAAAGGTACAGTGTGGGGACTATAGTCAATAACCATGcagtatctttgtatggtgactgATCATAACTAGACAATCATGATATGGAAATACTGAATTACTATGTTGTGTAACAGGTGCTAAATAGTGTTGTAGGCCAATTGCACttcaaaagcaaatgaaaattatacttcaaaaacaaactcatagaaaaagagatcagatttgtggtcaTCCAAGGAAGAGGTTGCAGTGAGGGGGAATTGAATGAagacagtcaaaaggtacaaactcccATTTACAGAACAAATAAGTAGTAATGATGcaatatattgagttggccaaaaagttcattcagttttTCCATATTATGGAAAATCCAaagaaactttttggccaacctaatacatGATAAAGGTAATTAGTActgctatatatattatatataaatgttgaTAAGAGTAAGTCCTATGAGTTCTTATCACAGtgataattttttctcttttttttacaattttgcaTCTATTAATATATGCGTGAgtatctatggtttttcctgtggtcatgtatggatgtgagagttggactgtgaataaggctgagcgccgaagaattgatgcttctgaactgtggtgttggagaagactcttgaaagtcctttggactgcaaggagatccaaccagtccattctgaaggagatcagccctggatttctttggcaggaatgatgctaaagctgaaactctactaatttggccgcctcatgcaaagagttgactcattggaaaagactctgatgctgggagggattgggggcaggaggagaaggggacgacagaggatgagacggctggatggcatcgctgactcgatggacgttgaatctgagtgaactctgggagttggtgatggacagggaggcctggcatgctgcaattcatggggtgtcaaagagtcggacatgactgagcgactgaactgaactgaactgattaagtcGCTTCAATCGAGTCCAActctgctactccatggactgtagtccaccaagcttctctgtccatgggattctctaggcaagaatactggagtgggttgccatgccctccttcaagggatctttcccacccagagatgaacttgcatctcttaagtgaaaagtgacaagtgaagtcgctcagtcatgtccgactctttgcagccccatggactgtagcctaccaggctcctctgtccgtggggttttccaggcaatagtactggagtggattgccatttccttctccaggggatcttcccaatccagggattgaacccaggtctcccgcattgtagacagacactttaccttctgagccaccagggaacttacaaatgaaattctccaggccagaatactggagtgggtaacctttcccttctccaggggattttcccaacccagggatcaaacccatgtctcccgcattgcaggctgattctttaccagctgagccacaagagaagcccttgtggcatctcctgtattagcaggcaggttctttaccactagcaccacctggaaagcctggagCCATTTGCACCAAATCTCCTCTGCAAAGAATATGACTATGCTGCCATTTAGAGTCATTTatgtttctcagttttaaaatagATTAGTAACCTACTTCTAAGCACTTTAGCTCtcaaagctaaaaaagaaaagataaaaaaaaattaaaaaaaaatattatgaatgttaacttttttatttataactaatctatgctgggcttccctggtggctcagctggtaaagaattcacctgcagtgtgggagacctggttcgacctctgggttgggaagatcccctgaagaagggaatggctaccaactccagtattctggactggagaattccatgaactgtatatttcacggggttgcaaagagtcatggacacgactgagtgaatttcacatGCTGGTGTAGAGCAAAGTTTTTTgatctgtatatttttcttttgatttttaaactggACACAGTTTCAATGTTTACTGATAATTAAGTTGACAAAATAACaaagcatttgtatttttaaatgggaCCATTTATCCGTGGACTGAAGGCCATGGGAAACCATATTTACCCACTTGCAACTATATCCTGTGCATGTTGTGTACATGATTTATTCACTGCTTGGAGAGGAGATCAAAgtgaaagcaatcttgagagGTGAACATGTCATTTTTGCTCATCCCTGAGCTTAAATCAATGTCTGTGTTCTAATCAAGTTAAGCCTTTTGCTGGACTTAGATAATGCACTGTGATCTCTATACCTTCATGCGTGGTAAAGAATCGAactacaaagcaggagatgtgggcttgatcacTGGGCTGGGatcaaatgggaaggaaatgcaaaatcactccagtattcttgcctgggaaatcccacagacagagcctggcaggttacaatacatgtggtctcaaagagtcagacatgacttagcagctaaacaacaaaacaacatagctgatctacaatattgtgttattttctgctgtacagcaaagttaagCATTTACACCTTACATATATCCACttgtttagattcttttctcatataagctattacagagtactgagtagagttccctatgctataaaAGTAGTGTAGTGtgagtcacttagttgtgtccaactctgcgaccccatgcactgtggcccatcaggcttctctgtccatgggattctccaggccagaatactggagagggttgccattcccttctccagaggatcttcccaacccagggatcgaacccaggtctcttgcattgcaggcagattcttcaccatctaagcTACAGGGAAGATCCTGTATATAGAatagtgctatacagtagttctcgatagttatctattttatgtatagtagtatgtataagTCATtcccagtctcctaatttatccccactCTTTCCTccatggtaaccataagcttgtttcctacatctgtgtctctatttctgttttggaaataagttcatttgtaccatttttttaatattccccatataagtgatatcacaagatatttgtctttgcctGTAATTCAGACCTCCTCTCACTTCATTTTTTCAGATACTTCTACCCTCCTTTGTACATTGTATAATCCTAACTCTGGACAAAATACTTTTCCGTTCAACCctaattttcttaattaattgAAATTTGGTCCAGCACATTCCTTGCTATGTTTTCCTATAGAAGCCTAACCATTCCAACTCCTTCCAACTTCATGAAAAGTAGAAGGGATACGCTTGCTCCTAGAGTCACCTCTAACCCACTGATTCATTGCTCTTTCTTCTTCACTTAAAGTTCACACCATTCCTATTGGCTTAAAAAGAGTTGAGAtacaaatgtgttttaaaatgcaactggtagtttagttgtgtccaactcttgtgactccatggactgtaacctgtcaggctcctctatcctatGAGGAGGAAAGGATATGGGaaaatctatgggattttccaggcaagaatactgagtgggttgccatttccttctccagggaattttcccaacccagggatcaaaccctggtctccggcattgcagtcagtttctttacctactgagctaccagagaagccactaTCAGAATTCATCTGCTCAGGATACAAATGTATAGTCAgtttattacaaataaatttattagcCACAATAAAATAacaaggaagactttatttttgcagCAAACTCTTATTAATTGTATATTATGGAGTCActcagaaatagatttttaaaccATGTGAAGTTTATATACTAATCTGcacaaaattatttcatataattgtCTTCTATAGAAATTATCTGTGGATTATATGGGTaactatttcaaataaatatagcAATAAATCGAAtgcctttttaattttcctaacaATCTACTATGGTTATATATGCtctaaagaaaagggaaaatcctTTAAAAGGACAATAGATTTCAGGTAGACAAGTTGCAATTCactcaaaacaaattttattatatattactaATATAGATAGTAGTAAAAGCATATATTGAGCcatgttttcctttattaaaacCCTACAAAATTAAAGATTTCTAATTAGATTCATAATACCTAGATGTCATCTATGGTTAAATTTTGGCAAATGTgcttaaaacagtaaaaatagaactatgtAGACTCTTATATATTATCAAAAAtagcattaaatttttaaatgagattatttaaaATACGGATTGTAAGTTCTTCTAATTTTCATTGAAGCAGATTTAATCTTGATGGGTGAGTTGTTTTTAGTCCATGTGTCCCATCGAATTCCAGTTGTAATCAACTTTCCAGAGAAGTGATGAATGCCATTCAGATTTGCGAGACCACACTGGCTGAACCACCAGCCGGTATTGTTACTGAGGTGGCTGCAGCTCTTCACAGACTGATCACTGATGAAGCATGCAGGACGACACCCGTCATTATCAACATCTGGTGTGCTGAAAGGCATTGCATTTTGATTATCTTCTTTTCTGAAGCCCCGGAATGCATCACCTgggtaaaatagatttttttttgatgactaAATTTAAAGGcactttttgtaattttaatcAACCTTTACCAACCAATCATGAAAAAGCATTGCATCTAAAACTAAGGCTTAAATTACTTTTTACTAGATATCAGATTAAAATCTCTCCTCCAGGAGCAATAGGCCAAAATCTGGTAATGAATTCCTCAACATAACAAACATCTTCAAGTGGAcattgcatgcgtgctaagttgcctcagtcgtgtccaactcgtgtccaactctctccAACGCTACGGACTGTAGCCGGCtggtttcctctgtccataggattctccaggcaaaaatcctggagtgggttgccatgcccttctccacaaGTGGACATTTAATGGCCCAAATTACAGAGGTCTGTGATGGCCTAGGTAAAACTCTGCATATTATCAGTTAAATTGAAAACTATTACATCTTTGCTAACTCTATAAAAGGGTCAAACAGTAGCAGTATGAACTGAATGATaacttcttttgtattttttaaaaacaaatgaaacatgaAAATACATCTCACTTTAGGAAAGAAATGCCAAATCGAGTTCCCTAAATATGTCTTTATCAACTAGCCCATTTTgtgttctctcttttcctttttgtccAAAAAAATCCTATATATAGCAATGATATGGCACTTTTCAAACATTGGAATTTTTTCTGAATCTTTGAATCATGAAAGGGTAATGTAAACTTCATTGTACATTCTCTTATCACAAGGATCTGTGCTGCTCCTTTGCCGCACACCATCCTGCCCCACCTCTGCCCTATCCCCTTTATCTGGCATTCACTAATGTGTTCTCCATTTCTGTGCCTTGTCTCAAACTATTCTCTTTGCCAACATTCGTTTGCCCAAATGCCATCCATTCCTCCAAGTACAAATCACTTATTCTCAGCTATAAGGATGCTAAATATCCATCTAGTTGATACAAATACCTGGGCCCAAACTTACTGCATCAGATTCTGCACAAGTATGTGCTTTCAAAAAGCATCCCAGGTTGAATCTAACATTaatcctttgttgaaaatcacCCTTCCATGAAGATTTCCTGGATGCAATCAGTCGGAATCATTCTCTCCCTCTTAACCtcagtcccttggaccgcaaggagatccaaccagtccattctaaaggagatcagccctgggtgttctttggaaggaatgatgctaaagctgaaactccagtactttggccacctcatgcgaagagctgactcattggaaaagactctgatgctgggagggattgggggcaggaggagaaggggacgacagaggatgagatggctggatggcatcaccgactcgatggacatgagtttgagtgaactccgggagttggtgatggacagggaggcctggcgtgctgcaattcatggggtcgcaaagagtcggacacgactgagcaactgaactgaactgaactgaactaacctcCAAAGATGTATCAGTATTCTGTTCTATTCTGTTTTCAGTTCTATTTACTCTTCCCCTCTATATTGTGATCAGTTAAAGAGCTGGAAGCATAACTCATTCATTTTTGGATTTCTAACACTAATCATACCTACCGAACAAGAACCATCATGAACAATCAACAGAAGAGCTAAATTTAATATTAACTCAAGTTTAAAAtatcaacataaaaatataaatttaacatCAAGTATTTTAAAGTGCTAACAAACATAATTTTGGGGGGTGGAAAGTAGATGCACTGAAATATAGACCCTTAAAAACCCATTAAACTAGTTGTTCTATCAGCCTGGGTCCTTGCCATGGCTCAGATGTCATGAGCTGGCATCCCAGGAAGTCACTTAATCTTTCTTCACCTGTGAAGCAAGAAGAGTGAAGATCAGCTCTAACATTCTAAGACTTCTAAATGCTGGCCTCTCAgaacatgaaaatggaaataatgcctTCCCAGCCTGTCCCACAGAATTGCTATCTAAAGAATCAATTGAGATTACATATGGCAAGTTGTTTTAAAGTGTATAAAGCAGCTCAAAACCATGAGATGATTCAACCATCATAGCAGTTTCAAAACTCAAGATTTAAACAGTTTTCTCATTCTTAATCTAATCTGTCAacagttatataaatatatatatatgccaaaataaatatattactttttatcTTCATCTAATATTGAATCAGCTAGATTTAAATCTTTTGGATAATTTTAGGAATAAAAAACTTACCAGCATTTCCTGAATATCGTCCTAAgtgcactttaaaaaattttgtttcatcCTCTATCCAAAAATCATCATATGATGCATAAGCTAATGTGTCATCTTCAGATTCCAGTGCCACATGCAGCATAAAACTGGTATTCTTCTGATTCACTATATAAAAAGTCTTTTTCAGTCCTAGCCAAAATTcacctgtttaaaaaaatgcttttttaaatatgttatagCATATTTAGAATAACTCGTTTTATTAGCATAACCCTGTGTTATTAAGTGCTTGATGTTGTTTGGTGATTCAATAACTCTGAGATGGTACACATAAATTATCTGAGGGAATAGATGGCCCTAGCTCAAATTATCACTATGTGCCTAatttgcctatatatatatatatatatatatgtgtgtgtgtgtgtgtatatcttccCACTTCTGCTTTTCTAGACCAAGGATAACtagattgtttcattttttatctgcctaaattaaattcaaaaagtCATTTAAAGATTAAGTAAAAAGTCAAGTTCTACCTTAAGGCATATCAACAAAAACTACCAGTTCAAATATTATGGCAAGTAACaaaatgattggagaaggaaatggcaacccactccagtgttcttgcctggagaatcccatgagcctggtgggcagccgtctatggggtcgcacagagtcggacacgactgaagcgacttagcagcaacaacaaaatgatgTGTACCAGTAAATGTAAGAGGTTTAACCTCCATATCAGCAACTCCTAAAGAAATATTTCCTGAAAGTGCTCAATAGAAattattctttctctgtctttgagaataatgttttgTGAACTAATATTTCTTTGTTATAATGCAGCTTGTCAGTTAcctctgaatgaatgaaaatgtaagGTAGAAACACCAGAGTATCCTCAGGTTAGGGTCAGTATTTCCAAGATGATTGTAGATCCAGGATGAATTCTTAAACTCCGTAATACAAACTGCATATTTGCATGTTCTAGCCATTGGCTTTCTACCTCCCTCTACTCACTGTCATGGCCTAAATGTGAACACTCCTGCTCTGAAGCACGTCCCTCTGCCTGAATCATGAAATTACCAAAGGAAGTAAGGTCTAGTAAAATTAACTTCAAAGAGCTGGGGACGATGTGACAGCATTCAGACTCTTAAAACCATAGCTAAGACATTAAGTCACTCTCAAGGGCTTGCAGGAGCATTTTAGCGGCATACCCACCTAGAACTAAAGACATTCTGAAGAAGtacaggaagaaaggaagtaaGAAAGATGGACAAGTAAGACAGGACTGCTTGGTTTCTCCTAGTCTGACACCAATTAAATGTCCTTGCCATACTTCCCCTATACCCCAAATCCCAAGTGTAACTTAAGATACTTTCCTTAAtactgtttatttctttaataggCCAAATACAAAGCAGTCTGTTTACCAAAGTATATCTGCCTGAAGACATTTttcattaaaactaaaattatctCCCTACAGAAATAAAGATTATGTAAGGAAAATAACAATTTAGAGTATGCAGATCTATGACTGCTCGATTCAGATGGCCGGGCTTGTTGGAAAATTGAAGGTAATGCTGAAAAAACACAAGTATATCAACTGCACTCCATAGTATGGCAGCTATTTGGCCTTCTTTGTgacattttattacatttcacACACTTTCTAACCTCACTGACATGCAGCCGGGTTTTTAGCAGTGGGACTAACACCACCACTTACTAAATCCTTGAATGACATTATTATaggatgttaaatattttaagttataacAACAGCAACTTAAAATAATAGCATAAAAATGATCAAAGTCACCTGCAAATGTTCCAATTAATGTAAAATTCTGCAGTGTTCAGAAATACTAATGCTTCTGTTCAACAGCCAAAGTGATGTTGCCATGGAATATTGGGAACAGATTTTACAGTTCACCTGGGGTTTCCATTTGCCAAATTTTGAGCATAGTGATTTTTACTGATGCTTTTATAAAGCACTACTTTCAGTTCACATTATTTGAGCTTATACACAATGTACCCcaaatttccatttcatttgtttGTACAGACACAGCACAAATCTCAAGAATTTCAAGGTCccttttcattcagtttttaaTTCTACAAATAACTATTAACCATCTGCCAGAACGCTGCTGGGTGTATAATCAATACTTAATAAATACCCAACGTATAATTTTCAGTCAAATCACATTTCAACAGGcatctaaaaataaagatatctaGATCCCAACTGAAGAcctacttattttaaataatttggctAATGACCAGAGAGTAGTTTGTCATGTTTTTATATTCACAGGATTTGCTATTTTTACTAATAATTTGACCAATACAAACAGTCTATAGGCATAataccaaaaagaagaaaaaagaggagaatTGAATAAAATTTGACCTAAGAGGTCACCAAATCCATCCAGATAATCACACCACAACTTTTGGAAATCAATTATCCCATCGATCCTTTTCTGTATCACAGTCCATCCACCTCCTCTGTAATCCATGTCACACATAACCTGAAATAaacccagaaaagacaaaaacaacatgctattattttcattctttgataTAAAACTCATACGTCAAGCttgtgcaagtcgctcagtcatgtccaactctttgcaaccccatggactttatagtccttggaattctctaggccagattactggagtgagtagcctttctcttctccaggagattttcccaacccagggattgaacccaggtctcctgcattgaaggcagattctttaccagctgaaccacaagggaagcccaagaacctggagtgggtagcctatcccttcttcagcggatcttcctgaccaaggaatcaaactggggtctcctgcattgcaggcagattctttaccaactgagctattagggaatccCATACTTCACCCTAAGCctagagaaagagaagataataCCACTGAAAGTTTCAATGCAGCTGTATGTCattaaaatattcagattttttttaaatctcaagaaATAACACTGTTTGTTATAAAACAAACATAACTGCAGTCCCTGTGTCAGTCAATATATGTGTTTGTAGCATTTTAAGGCTCTTATTCCtcaactttataaatatttttcaattgagTAATAATAGTGACCGATTTTATAGTAataaaagtgtcagactttattttcttgggctccaaaatcactgtggatagtgagtgcagccatgaaattaaaacatgcttgctccttgggaggaaaactTTGACAAacccaacctagacagtgtattaaaaagcagagacatcactttgccaacaaaagtgcATATAGTCaatgttatggtttttccagtagtcatgtacaggtgagagttggaccataaagaaggctgagtgctgaagaactgatgcttttgaactgtggtactggagaagactcttgagagtccttggaccacaaggagatgaaaccagtcagttctaaaggaaatcaaccctgaatattcattggaaggactgatgctgaagctaaagctccaatactttggccacatgatgtgaagagctgactcagtggaaaagaccctgatgctgggaaagattgaaggcaaaggagacagaggtgggagCACCATCGATtcagtggatatgaatctgagcaaactctgggagacagtggagaacagaggagcctggcgtgctgcagtccatagggtctcagagtcagacatgatcaaacctgcatctcttatgtctcctgcaatggcaggtgggttctttaccactagcgccacctgggaagccccaaagatggGGCTTAGACCATGCTTTTCTGTCTGAAAATCTCAATCTGAACACGGGCCATCCAGGctatggagaaaaaaagcaatcaaagacagacacacaggcatatttgacattgttttaaaaatcagtgttttaattaaaaggaaaagttatTTATAACGAAATGCATCACTCTGCCACATCAGATGGatgtcatttgtttttgttgttgacttagcaactgaacaacaacaaaaacaaatgacatCCATCTGATGTGGCAGAGTGATGCATTTCGTTATAAataacttttccttttaattaaaacactgatttttaaaacaatgtcaaatatgcctgtgtgtctgtctttgattgctttttttctccataccctgGATGGCCCATGTTCAGATTGAGattttcagagagaaaagcaTGGTCTAAGCCccatttatggggcttcccaggtggcgctagtggtaaagaacccatctgccattgcaggaaacctaagagatgcaggttcgatccctgggtcaggaagatcccctggaagagggcaaggcaatgcacttcagtatccttgcctgcagaatcccatggacagagaagcctggtgggctacagaccacggagtcacaaagagtcagacatgactgaagcaacttagcacatgcccCATCTCAACAGGCACTCATAGATGCTTCTGTGGTGCTCTGCTAAATGCCCTTAAGAGGATCACCATGGAAGACTCATTGAAgtgacaaagcaaaaaaaaaacagagcaatCCTCCCCATCAGAAACTTCCCACACACAGACAGAAAAAGGCAGTGTGGAGGAAGGTAGGGAACCAACACTTTCCCACAAAAGAGGTAATTATGCGTCCCACTCTTCACAAAATTAGAAATCTTCCCTTTCCACATCTGTTCAGGCCCATATCTGAATCTGTAGGTGAGATAATTTaggtaatttaaaattatttcccacTTAATTCCCAATTTTTGACATCCTGTTAATAGATGTCAGAAAATGTTAGTAACTGAGATGAGAAACTGGTAGTATCtacttagaaaaattattttattgtgtaATAAAGACTATTAATAAGGTATGATATTCATATTACAACCTTTCTAATGCACAAAAATGTAAccagaaaattatatattaatattaatatacaatatataataactTATAGTTTTAATAATACATAGAGTTGAAAT
This genomic window from Bubalus bubalis isolate 160015118507 breed Murrah chromosome 16, NDDB_SH_1, whole genome shotgun sequence contains:
- the ANGPTL5 gene encoding angiopoietin-related protein 5 isoform X1, which translates into the protein MIYLFQASLLFLNLCIFTCGEAIQDNCEHHSTDSPGVNIVEDESNSKGESKSNATVYKEDCEESCDIKTKITREEKYFMCRNLQNSIVSYTRSTKKLLRNMMDEQQASLDYLINQVNELMNRVLLLTTEVFRKQLDTFPHRPVQSHGLDCTDIKDTIGSVTKTPSGLYIIHPEGASHPFEVMCDMDYRGGGWTVIQKRIDGIIDFQKLWCDYLDGFGDLLGEFWLGLKKTFYIVNQKNTSFMLHVALESEDDTLAYASYDDFWIEDETKFFKVHLGRYSGNAGDAFRGFRKEDNQNAMPFSTPDVDNDGCRPACFISDQSVKSCSHLSNNTGWWFSQCGLANLNGIHHFSGKLITTGIRWDTWTKNNSPIKIKSASMKIRRTYNPYFK
- the ANGPTL5 gene encoding angiopoietin-related protein 5 isoform X2; the encoded protein is MIYLFQASLLFLNLCIFTCGEAIQDNCEHHSTDSPGVNIVEDESNSKGESKSNATVYKEDCEESCDIKTKITREEKYFMCSLDCTDIKDTIGSVTKTPSGLYIIHPEGASHPFEVMCDMDYRGGGWTVIQKRIDGIIDFQKLWCDYLDGFGDLLGEFWLGLKKTFYIVNQKNTSFMLHVALESEDDTLAYASYDDFWIEDETKFFKVHLGRYSGNAGDAFRGFRKEDNQNAMPFSTPDVDNDGCRPACFISDQSVKSCSHLSNNTGWWFSQCGLANLNGIHHFSGKLITTGIRWDTWTKNNSPIKIKSASMKIRRTYNPYFK